Genomic window (Bombyx mori chromosome 9, ASM3026992v2):
cgcggctttgctaattttagcggccgcgggagctcgagactccgcggcacgcttcttacccttttgtaccagggtgaatccatccgtcgataaGGCGGGgtcgaggtcgacctccatgtcctagtcagagtcggagcacgaggaggcggacGCAGGCGatctacgagcaagtgtaggtgttttagagggcgcgacggaggccgcggatgatcgctcagctgaaacggtGGCCATGgtggacgacgcagcagctttactcgccagtataggcgacacgggagcggcaggcacgacggaagctgcggtgctcgatgcagaagctttgcacgcaggtacaggcgacgcaggagcagagagcacggcggagtcctcgagagggctcgcagtgtgattagCCTTGAAGgtcagaaactctgaggcgagctgtgggtagcgaagtcggaggaactccgcaaatacagcgtccatgatcgctgagtgcccaggtggggcggccccgggtcttaaaaacactcgccttgcggcgaggccccaacttctcggacctgagcggttctattgaacgcaggtggcgatgcggcgctattactacaggacaaagaagaacacaacaaaacagaaataacaaaaagaaacaaaacaaataaacacttccaggacaacactttgtcggcagatgtactacgaacacaggccgcgcgaacaatggccgggctaacaaaagccgggcgaacaagggccgggcgatcgagtggtcgatgagcacgtccgcacgtgacgaaTGCTTCTATCGAGATGAGTGTTCAATTCTCTGGAAAATACCACTAGACGCGAAGAACTATTAGCCGATATGTATAATCAGCGCATTCAACAATTAACTTTATGTATTCAGTAAATTAAACATGtacatttaaatgtaaatcAATTACATAATTACGGTAAAGTGAAGCCTTTTTAACCAAGcatttataatttgtatttttcatttagaaaaacaatacaaaacgtaacatatttaaaatagaatttaaacTATTACCTGCATATTGTTCGTAGTGGGGCGTATTTTAAATGCATCCTACTCATTTCTATTGGGTGGGTGAAACTGTGatacaatattatataaacaTCGACCTCATCTCTCAAGACGGGTGATTCTGATGTCAGTAATAGATAATAGGCAGTAATAGATATCAAAGCAAGTACGGAGTAAGTTATCGCAGACTGGGTCCTCTATAACTAAGATTTCCTTGcacccttcgatcaacaattgaTGATCGAAGCTTGCACCGGTCAGTTTCAGATTTCAGCTAACTATAAGTTCTTGTTTGTTATCAAGACTGGTATTGATCTTTATAAACCAATCACTCGGCAaccaaccctgcctatttctgccgtgaagcggtaatgcgtttcggtttgaagcatagggcagacgttgtaactatactgagaccttagaagttatatcttaaggtgggtggcgcatttacgttgtagatgtttatgggctccagtaaccactttacaccaggtgggctgtgagctcgtccacccatctaagcaataaaaaaaaaaccaaccacaATTGGTTTTTTTAATGACTTTGTTGACAGATGAGCATACGCCTCACCTGATGGTTACTGTCattcatggacgttagcaatgccaggggcacagccaaatcgctgcctaccattataaAGGGTTTGGCGGTTTCAAAAATAACAATCATAATATCTTATTCAAaatgttttcttaaaaaattaaattaatgtgttAGCTTTTATGTTCCACTAAACAAACTTTGTAAGCGAATGCAGATTATTgagttttgaatttgaattaaaataaaacgaatacACTTCCAAGTGTGGCCCGCGCTTTAAGCACCCACTAATAAATCACGTGACATTTTGTTTTGAGGAGCCGTTATCGCATTGCCGTGACAATGTTTTATAAACGCATTTATCGAGTAATTCCGTACGCTGGACCATTGGGGGATATATTTAGACGTGCTCTCTGATGACAGCTTCATTCATCAGGTAACTTTGATAGGGAGCATTTGTCGAGCCGTCCGCCGATACATCGATACTCTCGAAGATGAGACTTCGATGTTATGTGGGttcatttgatttattttataaaataaataaaaataaaactaaactgaAAAGTTGCTCtaagatacattaaaaaaaattatttaaactgtTAATTCGTAATCTGTTAATTTGTTTcgatatttaaaagaaataaacattagttttttttttctttctttcagaTATACATAATGTTGATACTCATGAGGAGTAGCACCATTGTGTTCGGCGACAATGCGGAAAGGGTGTACAGCCTCGACGACAAAGTGAAATGCTGCAGCAGATGGCTCTCCATTATCATCTTCAACTTCTGTAATAACGCTTACAAGATTGTCAAAAGAGGTACATCGCTAATGATAGGTTATCAattcattt
Coding sequences:
- the LOC101741759 gene encoding bombyxin A-3 homolog isoform X1, translating into MRLRCYIYIMLILMRSSTIVFGDNAERVYSLDDKVKCCSRWLSIIIFNFCNNAYKIVKRGTSLMIEKMAPKDLQQDTTKQRLLVEGKWRRVRRQVAEECCLRSCTVAELIRYCSKDAPLVQKHPELFY